The Tepidibacter aestuarii genome contains a region encoding:
- the glgA gene encoding glycogen synthase GlgA, with amino-acid sequence MLKVLYVSSEAFPFIKVGGLADVAFSLPKALRRLGIDIRVIIPKYKEISNEFKSNMKCITEFTVPVGLEKQDCRIEYLEYEGIPFYFIDQQYYFERDGIYGFDDDDKRFSYLCKAVLGAIENIDFKPNIIHCNDWHSGMICPLLKEYKKNNPIFSNIKTVFTIHNLKYQGIYDKNILESLLNLGMKYYDDDALRLYKGVSFMKAGINYADLVTTVSKTYAKEIQTSSYGEGLDGPIRKRKNDLYGIINGIDCNIYDPSKDDDIFVKYNVTCLQNKVENKVNLQKLLNLPINKEVPLIAMVSRLTYTKGIELLIPILDNLLSKDIQMVILGMGDPEIESKIKDFADKYPKKLSANILFNEALAHKIYASSDIFLMPSLREPCGLAQLIALKYGSIPIVRKTGGLQDTINEYDVFTEEGNGFTFIDCEGDDMINTINMVLKYYKDKCTWEKIIENAMRADYSWKNSTNEYKKLYESLIKS; translated from the coding sequence ATGTTAAAAGTATTATATGTGTCATCTGAAGCTTTTCCTTTTATAAAGGTAGGAGGACTTGCAGATGTAGCATTTTCTCTACCAAAGGCACTAAGAAGGCTTGGAATTGATATAAGAGTTATAATTCCAAAATATAAGGAGATTTCGAATGAATTTAAAAGTAATATGAAATGCATTACTGAATTTACTGTCCCAGTAGGATTGGAAAAACAAGATTGTAGAATTGAATATTTAGAATATGAGGGTATTCCATTTTACTTTATTGATCAACAATATTATTTTGAAAGGGACGGCATATATGGATTTGATGATGATGATAAAAGATTTTCTTATCTTTGCAAAGCTGTACTAGGAGCAATAGAAAATATAGATTTTAAACCAAATATTATCCATTGTAATGATTGGCATAGCGGCATGATCTGTCCTCTATTAAAAGAATATAAAAAGAATAATCCTATATTTTCAAATATTAAAACTGTGTTTACCATACACAATTTAAAGTACCAAGGAATTTATGATAAAAACATACTAGAATCATTATTAAACTTGGGAATGAAGTATTATGATGATGATGCCCTTAGACTTTACAAAGGAGTAAGTTTTATGAAGGCAGGAATCAATTACGCTGACTTAGTTACAACTGTCAGCAAGACCTATGCCAAAGAAATACAAACATCATCGTATGGTGAAGGTTTAGATGGTCCTATAAGAAAGAGAAAGAATGATTTATATGGAATTATAAATGGAATAGATTGTAACATTTATGACCCTAGTAAGGATGATGATATTTTTGTTAAATATAATGTAACTTGTTTACAGAATAAGGTAGAAAACAAAGTTAATCTACAAAAATTATTAAATTTGCCAATAAATAAAGAAGTCCCGTTAATTGCTATGGTTTCTAGATTAACGTATACAAAAGGAATAGAATTGTTGATTCCTATACTTGATAATCTATTATCTAAAGATATACAGATGGTAATTCTAGGAATGGGCGATCCTGAAATTGAATCTAAAATAAAGGATTTTGCTGATAAATATCCTAAAAAGTTATCGGCTAATATTTTATTTAATGAGGCTTTAGCTCATAAAATATATGCTTCTTCTGATATATTCTTGATGCCTTCTTTAAGAGAACCTTGTGGATTAGCTCAGCTAATTGCTCTTAAATATGGAAGTATTCCTATTGTAAGAAAAACTGGAGGATTACAGGATACGATCAATGAATACGATGTATTTACTGAAGAGGGGAACGGCTTTACTTTTATAGACTGTGAGGGTGATGATATGATTAATACAATTAACATGGTATTAAAGTATTATAAAGATAAATGTACATGGGAAAAAATTATTGAAAATGCTATGAGAGCAGATTATAGTTGGAAAAATTCTACTAATGAATATAAAAAGTTATATGAGAGCTTAATTAAGAGTTAA
- a CDS encoding aminoglycoside phosphotransferase family protein, whose translation MSTKIGRKINEGVSAEIFEWENNEKIIKLAKNKKRHQAMLTEYLNSQVAWDSGVSVPQPFKLVDVDGRPGIVFERIYGETLMERFVNQKGLNYEDIARTTAKILSETHEKTIQNIPSQREPIICSINQADYLTTSEKKLVIDILNSIPIKQQLCHGDPNMNNILIKDNRPLLIDWRHASIGNPEVDLAEYILMIRYAILPMVRHAISPRNITSKTAEYINLIKEEMIKVFIDEYTKLSDITYEDIDSWIIPMAARRLSVGIIPKFEKEQLVAEIRRRLKTYK comes from the coding sequence ATGAGTACAAAAATTGGTAGAAAAATTAATGAAGGCGTTTCTGCTGAGATATTTGAGTGGGAAAATAATGAGAAAATAATTAAGTTAGCAAAGAATAAAAAAAGACATCAAGCAATGCTAACAGAGTATTTAAATAGTCAAGTTGCTTGGGATAGTGGAGTATCTGTACCACAGCCTTTCAAATTGGTAGATGTTGATGGTCGTCCAGGAATTGTATTTGAACGTATATATGGGGAAACATTGATGGAACGCTTTGTAAATCAGAAAGGATTGAATTACGAAGATATTGCGCGAACAACAGCTAAAATTCTAAGTGAGACACATGAAAAGACAATTCAGAATATTCCGTCGCAAAGAGAACCTATTATATGTTCTATAAATCAGGCGGATTATCTAACGACTTCAGAGAAAAAATTAGTTATTGACATTTTAAATAGCATACCCATAAAACAACAATTATGCCATGGAGACCCTAATATGAATAATATATTAATTAAAGACAATAGACCGTTATTGATTGATTGGAGGCATGCTTCAATAGGCAATCCGGAAGTTGATTTAGCAGAATATATTCTTATGATTAGATATGCAATATTACCAATGGTTAGACATGCAATATCACCAAGAAATATTACTAGTAAAACTGCAGAGTATATTAATTTAATTAAAGAAGAAATGATTAAAGTGTTTATAGATGAATATACGAAGCTGTCAGATATTACTTATGAGGATATAGATTCTTGGATTATACCTATGGCAGCTCGTAGATTATCTGTCGGTATAATACCTAAATTTGAAAAGGAACAACTTGTTGCTGAAATTAGAAGAAGACTCAAGACATATAAATAG
- a CDS encoding glucose-1-phosphate adenylyltransferase: MIKSKKEIVVMLLAGGRGLRLRELTNNMAKPAVRFGGKYRLIDFTLSNCCNSGINTVGVLTQYNPLELNYYIGIGTDWYINRPNGTVTILPPYIGLEGGRWYKGTANAIYENIDFVDIYEPKYVLILSGDHIYKMNYYSLLEYHKKKESLVTIAATRVPWEQTSRFGIMNIDNDNRIYEFEEKAKNATNNLASMGVYIFNWNVLKKYLIEDEKNSNSSNDFGKDIIPKMLEDRLDMFAYEFKGYWRDVGTVESLWRANMDLLKENSELNLYDNNWNIYSKHYNYPPHYVGKTGKVKSSILGEGCIIHGEVQNSVLSPGVYIGKNSKVIDSVVMPNVIIKNNVVLERVIVMEHVVVKSETIIKNRNDKIFIVNDT, from the coding sequence ATGATAAAGTCAAAAAAAGAAATAGTTGTAATGTTATTAGCAGGAGGCCGTGGATTACGGTTAAGAGAATTGACTAATAATATGGCAAAGCCTGCAGTTCGCTTTGGAGGAAAATATAGACTTATTGATTTTACCTTGAGTAATTGCTGTAATTCAGGAATTAATACTGTTGGCGTACTGACACAATATAACCCTTTAGAATTAAATTACTATATAGGAATTGGAACTGATTGGTATATTAATAGGCCAAATGGTACTGTAACCATTTTACCACCGTATATAGGATTAGAAGGAGGTAGATGGTATAAGGGAACTGCAAATGCCATATATGAAAATATTGATTTTGTAGATATATATGAACCTAAATATGTTTTGATATTATCAGGCGATCATATTTATAAAATGAATTATTATTCATTGCTTGAATATCATAAAAAGAAAGAATCATTAGTTACCATTGCTGCTACTAGAGTTCCATGGGAGCAAACCAGCAGATTTGGAATAATGAATATAGATAATGATAATAGAATTTATGAATTTGAAGAAAAGGCAAAAAATGCTACAAATAATTTGGCTTCAATGGGAGTGTATATTTTTAATTGGAATGTACTAAAAAAATATTTAATTGAAGATGAAAAAAACTCTAACTCTAGTAATGATTTTGGAAAAGATATTATTCCAAAAATGTTAGAGGATAGATTAGATATGTTTGCTTATGAATTTAAGGGATACTGGAGGGATGTAGGAACTGTGGAAAGTTTATGGAGAGCAAATATGGATTTACTAAAAGAAAATAGTGAGTTAAATTTATATGATAATAATTGGAATATATACTCAAAACATTATAATTATCCACCTCACTATGTAGGTAAAACTGGCAAAGTTAAATCCTCCATTTTAGGTGAAGGATGTATTATTCATGGAGAAGTACAAAACTCAGTTTTATCTCCAGGAGTGTATATAGGGAAAAACTCTAAAGTTATAGACTCAGTAGTTATGCCTAATGTTATTATTAAAAATAATGTAGTTTTGGAAAGGGTTATTGTAATGGAGCACGTTGTTGTAAAATCAGAGACTATAATAAAAAATAGAAATGATAAAATTTTTATTGTAAATGATACCTAG
- a CDS encoding YfcC family protein, with the protein MTKAKKKMSFPTAYTVLFIVLILAAVLTHTVPAGSYGKLLYDDSTQMFVVTSPDGSTKEYEGTQATLDELGIKIDVAKFTDGSIYKAVAIPNTYEQLESRPQGVKEVIQAPIQGVYETIDIIMFVFIIGGIIGVLNNSGAFDAGFASLSRATKGREYLLIVIVTFLIALGGTSFGLAEETIALYPILVPVFMVAGYDAIVCIAALYMGSSIGTMFSTVNPFSSVIASNAAGISFTNGLAFRATGLVIATIITIVYIIKYAEKIKKDPSKSLIFTQKEDLEKKFLNQDKEVPEFTGRRKLMLALFTAAFGVMIWGVSSQGWWFLEMTSLFLVVGILICAISGMGEKEAVHNFVAGAADLVGVGLTIGVARAVNLILDNGLISDSILNSATHVVQGMNGGVFAILMLFIFSVLGFFIPSSSGLAVLSMPIMAPLADTVGLPRDVIVSAYQYGQGLMAFITPTGLILVTLSMVDVTYDKWLKFIMPLMGIIAAFSGIMLLVQALI; encoded by the coding sequence ATGACAAAAGCTAAGAAAAAAATGAGTTTCCCAACTGCTTATACTGTATTATTCATTGTATTAATTTTAGCAGCAGTATTAACTCATACAGTTCCAGCTGGTTCTTATGGTAAACTGTTGTATGATGATTCTACACAAATGTTTGTTGTTACTTCACCAGATGGTTCTACTAAAGAATATGAGGGAACACAGGCAACTCTTGATGAATTAGGAATAAAAATAGACGTTGCTAAATTTACAGATGGAAGTATTTATAAAGCTGTAGCAATTCCTAATACATATGAACAACTTGAAAGCAGACCTCAAGGAGTTAAAGAGGTTATTCAAGCTCCTATTCAAGGGGTTTATGAAACAATAGATATTATTATGTTTGTATTTATAATTGGAGGTATAATAGGAGTATTAAATAATAGTGGAGCATTTGATGCAGGTTTTGCAAGTCTTTCACGTGCAACAAAAGGAAGAGAGTACTTACTAATAGTTATAGTTACTTTCTTAATTGCTCTAGGTGGTACAAGCTTTGGACTAGCAGAAGAGACGATAGCGCTTTATCCAATACTAGTTCCGGTGTTTATGGTAGCAGGTTATGATGCAATTGTTTGTATAGCTGCTTTATATATGGGTTCATCTATTGGTACAATGTTCTCAACTGTGAATCCTTTTTCTTCAGTTATAGCATCTAATGCAGCAGGAATATCATTTACAAATGGTCTTGCATTTAGAGCTACAGGTCTTGTAATAGCTACTATAATAACTATTGTATATATTATCAAGTATGCTGAAAAGATTAAGAAAGATCCATCAAAGTCTCTTATATTTACTCAAAAAGAAGACTTAGAGAAGAAATTCTTAAATCAAGATAAAGAAGTTCCTGAGTTTACTGGTAGACGTAAGCTTATGCTAGCTTTATTCACAGCCGCTTTTGGTGTTATGATTTGGGGTGTTTCATCTCAAGGATGGTGGTTCTTAGAAATGACATCACTATTCTTAGTAGTAGGTATTCTTATTTGTGCTATTTCAGGAATGGGTGAGAAGGAAGCCGTTCATAATTTTGTTGCAGGAGCTGCTGATCTAGTAGGTGTTGGACTTACAATCGGGGTTGCAAGAGCGGTTAACTTAATACTAGATAATGGACTTATTTCTGATTCAATACTTAATAGTGCTACTCATGTAGTTCAAGGAATGAATGGAGGAGTATTCGCTATATTAATGCTGTTTATATTCAGTGTATTAGGATTCTTCATTCCATCATCATCAGGTCTTGCAGTTTTATCTATGCCTATAATGGCACCTCTTGCAGATACTGTTGGACTTCCAAGAGATGTTATTGTTAGTGCTTATCAATATGGACAAGGGTTAATGGCTTTTATAACTCCTACAGGACTTATATTAGTAACTCTTTCTATGGTAGATGTAACGTATGATAAGTGGCTGAAATTTATAATGCCTCTAATGGGTATAATAGCAGCATTCTCAGGAATCATGTTATTAGTACAAGCTTTAATCTAA
- a CDS encoding M20 family metallopeptidase, protein MKIIKEKIELNFNDFVADLQSLIKIPSVYEEDNSNYPFGKNIDDALKEMLSIAEKLGFKTYYDPNGYYGYAEYGSGEEMVGVLGHLDVVPAGDLKKWNTNPFDPVIVDGKLFGRGTQDDKGPTLAAMYAFKALLDSDATINKKIRFIYGTDEENLWKGITEYNKKEIIPDYGFTPDANFPLIYAEKGLLQVDLVAKNETDIRLNGGDAYNSVPSNMSYESKNPQKLEEALKDLGFEYKREDNNITIIGKSVHAKDSEKGVNSITRLLIAMNKIGLKSKAINFVVDNIMEDALATKIFGECTDEASGNLKFNIGKISIDEDKEILNIDIRIPVTVEKDFVMSRLNEVAQKYGFDIEENDYLRSIYTPLDSELVKTLMDSYVEVTGDTKSQPISSGGATYARAMDNCVAFGPAFPYSKETEHQPNEYIELDEIKTAIQVYSSALVKLLK, encoded by the coding sequence ATGAAAATTATAAAAGAGAAAATAGAATTAAATTTTAATGATTTTGTTGCTGATCTTCAAAGCCTAATCAAAATACCAAGTGTATATGAAGAAGATAATAGTAATTATCCCTTTGGAAAAAACATAGACGATGCTTTAAAAGAAATGCTATCAATCGCTGAGAAACTAGGATTTAAAACATATTATGATCCTAATGGATATTATGGGTATGCTGAATATGGTAGTGGTGAAGAAATGGTTGGAGTATTGGGACACCTAGATGTTGTTCCAGCAGGAGATTTAAAAAAATGGAATACTAATCCTTTTGATCCTGTAATCGTAGATGGAAAGTTATTTGGTAGAGGAACTCAAGATGATAAAGGACCAACTCTTGCTGCAATGTATGCTTTTAAGGCATTACTAGATTCTGATGCTACAATTAATAAGAAGATAAGATTTATATATGGTACAGATGAAGAAAACCTTTGGAAGGGAATAACTGAATACAACAAAAAAGAGATAATACCTGATTATGGATTTACTCCAGATGCTAATTTTCCATTAATATATGCAGAAAAAGGTCTTTTACAAGTTGATTTAGTTGCTAAAAATGAAACAGACATAAGATTAAATGGTGGAGATGCCTATAATTCTGTTCCTTCAAACATGTCTTATGAATCTAAAAATCCACAGAAGCTAGAAGAAGCTCTTAAAGATTTAGGATTTGAATACAAAAGAGAAGATAATAATATAACAATTATTGGGAAAAGCGTGCATGCTAAAGATTCAGAAAAAGGTGTAAATTCTATAACTAGATTATTAATAGCTATGAATAAAATTGGACTTAAATCAAAAGCTATAAACTTTGTGGTAGATAATATCATGGAAGATGCACTTGCAACTAAGATATTTGGTGAATGTACAGATGAAGCTTCAGGTAATTTGAAGTTTAATATTGGAAAGATAAGCATTGATGAAGACAAAGAAATTTTAAATATAGATATTAGAATTCCTGTAACTGTTGAAAAGGACTTTGTTATGAGTAGATTGAATGAAGTAGCACAAAAATATGGTTTTGATATTGAGGAAAATGATTACTTAAGATCTATATATACTCCTCTTGATTCAGAATTAGTAAAAACTTTGATGGACTCTTATGTAGAAGTTACTGGCGACACAAAAAGCCAGCCTATTTCATCTGGTGGAGCAACTTATGCAAGAGCTATGGATAATTGTGTAGCTTTTGGACCAGCCTTTCCATATTCAAAAGAGACAGAACATCAACCAAATGAGTACATTGAGCTAGATGAAATAAAAACAGCAATACAGGTTTATTCGTCAGCTTTAGTTAAATTATTAAAATAA
- a CDS encoding Crp/Fnr family transcriptional regulator, with the protein MYKKIFDQETQKEMDSFFLNDLSRYGKIETLRKGQVINQKSPDNIYIILEGEFNQIMYSKNGDEIIFFRMTAGDIFGETDFFDNSRTFVMHKVLKNAKVSIISREILEAKLIEFPNMYNYFLKSVIRKQRMIMMELSNFKFNDSTGKLADFLVRLYYTEDININFKNYISIVLTHEEIANRIGLNRTTVTNGLKIFKDRNLIEVKDRKLIIKDIEGLKNLTNIPIEE; encoded by the coding sequence ATGTATAAAAAAATTTTTGACCAAGAAACACAAAAAGAAATGGATAGCTTTTTTTTAAATGATTTGTCGCGTTATGGTAAAATTGAAACCTTAAGAAAAGGTCAGGTTATAAATCAAAAAAGTCCAGATAACATTTATATTATTCTTGAAGGTGAGTTTAATCAAATTATGTATTCTAAGAATGGTGATGAGATAATTTTTTTTAGAATGACTGCTGGAGATATATTTGGAGAAACAGATTTTTTTGATAATAGTAGAACCTTTGTTATGCATAAGGTATTAAAAAACGCTAAAGTATCAATTATTAGTAGAGAAATTTTAGAAGCTAAGCTAATAGAATTTCCTAATATGTATAATTATTTTTTGAAGAGTGTAATAAGAAAACAAAGAATGATTATGATGGAGCTTAGTAATTTTAAATTCAATGACTCTACTGGAAAACTAGCGGACTTTTTAGTAAGGCTTTATTACACAGAAGATATAAATATAAATTTCAAAAACTATATAAGCATAGTATTAACTCATGAAGAAATAGCTAATAGAATAGGGCTTAATAGAACTACTGTTACGAATGGACTTAAAATTTTTAAAGATAGGAATCTTATAGAAGTAAAAGACAGGAAATTAATAATAAAAGATATAGAAGGTCTGAAAAATTTAACAAATATACCAATAGAAGAATAA